In a single window of the Dinghuibacter silviterrae genome:
- a CDS encoding SusD/RagB family nutrient-binding outer membrane lipoprotein codes for MTPRYLFFGLVFVVCGCSKGFLNVNSNPNAPSSGAPSLIFTNAEAFTATIINGNGGSGFGDFFNLNYPMSYEALSSNYQVAYNITRNNYTSTDFAGVWTDIYHNLNDYLQVGEGASGEPFLAAGAKVMEALDYQMLVDGYGDIPYSQALQLPQGVTNPSYDNAQAVYNACLGKLDSAIAIFESDSVTANGSYNPGNADIIFQGSPASWVQLANTLKLRLLLHEVTVSSQASTIQAEAAKIAADPNGCLGAGQTAFVNPGYAKDAASHLNPLWSTMGYSITGALANADQSANSYFMAKLASYNDPRVGFFYLCDPSTGQPSGNPFGIPTNASATYVGSGPQVNASTNSIVYPYNVSTSLATWGILQGATQKSILVSSWESLFLQAEAIERGLLPGGDAAAEAAYQSAITDHFTYLSVYTNGTVSAAPSTFAAAYYGQALANVGWTSSPDKIQAIITQKYISLCFTNAEEAWTDFRRTGFPGDLPLSTDPAALYPRVLRFIYPQSEYDSNKDNVEKEGTVSPVSPKIFWMP; via the coding sequence ATGACACCAAGATATTTGTTTTTCGGACTCGTGTTCGTCGTCTGCGGCTGTAGCAAAGGGTTCCTGAATGTGAACAGCAATCCCAACGCGCCCAGCAGCGGGGCGCCTTCCCTCATTTTCACCAATGCCGAGGCGTTCACCGCGACGATCATCAACGGGAACGGGGGATCGGGCTTCGGGGACTTCTTCAACCTCAACTACCCGATGTCTTATGAGGCCCTCAGCAGCAACTACCAGGTGGCCTATAACATCACCCGGAACAACTATACCAGCACCGATTTTGCCGGTGTATGGACGGACATCTACCATAACCTGAACGACTACCTGCAGGTGGGAGAAGGGGCTTCAGGTGAACCGTTTTTAGCCGCGGGGGCCAAGGTCATGGAAGCGCTGGACTACCAGATGCTCGTCGATGGCTACGGCGATATCCCTTATTCCCAGGCGCTCCAATTGCCGCAGGGCGTCACGAATCCTTCGTACGACAACGCGCAGGCGGTATACAATGCCTGTCTGGGGAAGCTGGACTCGGCCATCGCGATCTTTGAGAGCGACAGCGTGACGGCCAATGGCTCCTATAACCCGGGGAACGCGGATATTATTTTCCAGGGGTCGCCGGCGTCTTGGGTGCAACTCGCGAACACGCTCAAGCTTCGTCTGCTGCTGCACGAGGTGACCGTGTCTTCCCAGGCGTCAACGATACAGGCGGAGGCCGCTAAAATCGCGGCCGATCCCAACGGCTGTCTGGGCGCGGGTCAGACGGCCTTTGTCAACCCCGGGTATGCGAAAGACGCCGCGAGCCACCTCAACCCGCTTTGGAGCACGATGGGGTATAGCATCACGGGCGCCCTTGCGAATGCGGATCAAAGTGCCAATAGCTATTTCATGGCCAAGCTGGCAAGCTACAATGATCCACGGGTGGGGTTCTTTTATCTTTGCGATCCTTCGACGGGTCAGCCCTCCGGCAACCCTTTCGGTATTCCGACCAATGCCTCGGCAACGTATGTCGGGAGCGGCCCCCAGGTCAACGCCAGTACCAACAGCATCGTCTATCCGTACAATGTATCCACATCGCTTGCGACCTGGGGTATCCTGCAAGGCGCGACCCAGAAGTCGATCCTGGTGTCCTCGTGGGAAAGTCTTTTCCTACAGGCCGAAGCGATCGAAAGGGGGTTGTTGCCGGGTGGGGACGCTGCCGCCGAAGCCGCATACCAGTCGGCGATCACCGACCACTTCACCTACCTGAGCGTGTACACGAATGGAACGGTTTCAGCGGCGCCTTCCACCTTTGCGGCGGCCTATTACGGTCAGGCCCTGGCCAATGTGGGCTGGACCTCCAGCCCGGACAAGATACAGGCCATCATCACCCAGAAGTACATCTCGCTTTGTTTTACCAATGCGGAAGAGGCCTGGACCGACTTCCGACGCACCGGTTTCCCGGGGGACCTGCCGTTGTCGACAGACCCGGCTGCCTTGTACCCAAGGGTTCTCCGGTTTATCTACCCACAAAGCGAATATGATTCCAACAAGGACAATGTGGAAAAAGAGGGGACCGTGTCCCCGGTCTCGCCAAAAATTTTCTGGATGCCATAA
- a CDS encoding SusC/RagA family TonB-linked outer membrane protein — MRIIFLLIGAFCLYASTLCAQTLTVKGKAVDESGGPVPFVSIKLKGSKGGTVADAEGVFSIKAKAGDILVLSSAGFETRQATVVAGGTLVVTLSKTSQELAAVVVTALGIKREARSLGYATAQIDNKDLNASQPVNFANGITGKVSGMNVDLTNSGVDPDNVRITLRGNRSFLGNNEPLLVVDGVPVDISYLAQINSADIASVNILKGATAAALYGSQAANGVMVVTTRMGAHKPTIQFNSTITFDKVSFFPKMQYYNGPASSEYSATDAISYANPANNQNGYVPFENQSFASPYANGSPWGGDSVIIGFPGPNGQVQKIPYEPLADEIKKFWNTGATYQNGISYAQGDDNSSFFLSGQNIQKTGITPGDKFNRTTVRFNGSKKYGVFRATGNVSYGESNLNQAGSLYNTYYQVQNIATSVPFTSYANTDALFGDINTYYNAYALNPYWYIDNDRYTKNRQDLLASGALSLDATKWLTLDYQLGVENFSYYEQTTVAALNFSPYAFYLASATLAGNESVYVGDALPQVATDNVTDRKIYSNFRATLHKSIGDFGGQLIFGNTVNQEKENVLMNGSTTLLNISGLYNVNFRSGTPSVNQYYFLTRNFGNYADLTLNYKNFAFIHGSGRQDKTSLLNAANRTYFYPGVDASLVLSDVLPGVKDSRVVSYLKIRGGITKTGNLNVNPYQVQNVLSAGPGFPFGQTTGLTTSFTYANGNLKPEFTTSNEIGAELAFLHNRFDLQGSYFYEKTTDETVSVSVSDASGYQNYLENVGRMDNRGLELDLRANILRLRNGLRWDVGVHYTHYKNVAVDLGPTNSLYIPSNGQSNAYAVKGNPYPVLQVPDWNKDSLGRVIVGANNGLPSVNPTLVNFGATNPAHTLGITTSLAFMGFTLTAVAEYRGGNVMYNGTGTFLDVDGLSARSAMFQHSRFVYPNSVIQVGPDKYVPNTNITVNDGGVGFWGNFGYFPPSMFITSGAFWSLRNVSLTYDLPKGVLHHLKVVQAISVGVVGSNLLLFLPKLNTWQDPEFSEDKGNATGTNSINEAPPTRTYGANLNITF, encoded by the coding sequence ATGAGAATAATCTTTCTTCTCATAGGGGCTTTTTGCCTCTATGCAAGCACTCTTTGTGCCCAGACACTGACCGTGAAAGGAAAGGCGGTCGACGAATCGGGAGGGCCTGTGCCCTTCGTTTCCATCAAGTTAAAAGGGTCAAAAGGAGGGACCGTGGCGGACGCGGAAGGGGTCTTCTCCATCAAAGCCAAAGCGGGCGACATACTTGTCTTGTCGTCGGCGGGCTTTGAGACCAGACAGGCCACGGTGGTTGCCGGCGGTACGCTCGTGGTCACCCTGTCCAAGACCTCACAGGAGCTTGCTGCGGTGGTGGTCACTGCCCTGGGGATTAAAAGGGAAGCCCGGTCGCTGGGATACGCCACTGCCCAGATCGACAACAAGGACCTGAATGCCTCGCAGCCGGTCAATTTTGCAAACGGGATCACCGGCAAGGTATCCGGCATGAATGTGGACCTGACCAACAGCGGGGTGGACCCGGACAACGTCCGGATCACGCTGAGGGGCAACCGGTCTTTCCTTGGCAACAACGAGCCCCTGTTGGTCGTGGACGGCGTCCCCGTAGACATTTCCTACCTGGCGCAGATCAATTCCGCGGACATCGCCAGCGTCAACATCCTGAAAGGGGCGACGGCCGCCGCTTTGTATGGTTCCCAGGCGGCCAACGGAGTGATGGTGGTGACGACCCGGATGGGCGCGCACAAACCCACCATACAGTTCAATTCCACGATCACCTTTGACAAGGTGTCTTTTTTCCCAAAGATGCAGTACTACAACGGGCCGGCCTCCAGCGAATACAGCGCCACGGATGCCATCTCGTACGCCAACCCCGCGAACAACCAAAACGGGTATGTGCCTTTTGAAAACCAAAGTTTTGCTTCTCCCTACGCCAACGGGTCCCCCTGGGGCGGGGACTCGGTCATCATCGGTTTTCCCGGTCCCAACGGCCAAGTCCAGAAGATCCCTTACGAACCCCTGGCGGACGAGATCAAGAAATTCTGGAATACCGGGGCGACCTACCAGAACGGGATTTCCTATGCGCAGGGTGATGACAACAGTTCTTTTTTCTTAAGCGGTCAAAACATCCAAAAAACGGGGATCACGCCCGGAGATAAATTCAATCGGACCACGGTACGGTTTAACGGGTCCAAAAAATACGGGGTTTTCCGGGCCACGGGGAACGTGAGTTATGGGGAATCCAACCTGAACCAGGCGGGCAGCCTGTACAACACCTATTACCAGGTCCAGAACATTGCCACGTCGGTGCCCTTTACGAGCTATGCCAACACCGACGCCCTTTTTGGCGACATCAATACGTACTACAATGCGTATGCGTTAAATCCTTATTGGTACATCGACAACGACAGGTATACCAAAAACCGGCAGGACCTGCTGGCCAGCGGTGCCCTTTCGCTGGACGCGACCAAGTGGCTTACCCTCGACTACCAGTTAGGGGTGGAGAACTTCTCCTATTATGAACAAACAACGGTGGCGGCCCTCAACTTCAGCCCTTATGCTTTTTACCTGGCCAGCGCCACCCTGGCGGGCAACGAGTCGGTCTATGTGGGCGATGCCCTGCCGCAGGTGGCCACCGACAACGTCACCGACCGGAAGATCTATTCGAACTTCAGAGCCACGTTGCACAAAAGCATCGGGGACTTCGGCGGCCAATTGATCTTTGGCAATACCGTCAACCAGGAAAAAGAAAATGTCCTGATGAACGGGTCCACCACCTTGTTGAACATATCGGGTTTGTATAACGTCAACTTCCGTTCGGGTACACCCAGCGTCAACCAGTATTATTTCCTGACCCGCAACTTTGGGAACTACGCGGACCTGACGTTGAACTATAAGAATTTCGCTTTTATTCACGGCAGCGGCCGCCAGGACAAAACGTCGTTGTTGAACGCGGCCAACCGGACGTATTTCTATCCCGGCGTGGACGCGTCCCTTGTATTGAGCGACGTCCTTCCAGGGGTAAAGGACAGCCGTGTCGTGTCTTACCTGAAGATCAGGGGCGGCATCACCAAGACGGGCAACCTCAATGTCAACCCCTACCAGGTCCAAAACGTCCTGAGTGCGGGGCCCGGCTTCCCCTTTGGACAAACGACGGGTTTGACCACGTCTTTTACCTACGCCAACGGCAATCTGAAACCGGAGTTCACCACGTCCAACGAAATTGGCGCGGAGCTCGCCTTTTTGCACAACCGGTTTGACCTCCAGGGATCCTATTTCTACGAAAAGACCACGGATGAAACCGTTTCGGTGAGTGTATCCGATGCGTCCGGGTACCAGAACTACCTCGAAAACGTGGGCCGCATGGACAACCGCGGCCTGGAGCTGGACCTGAGGGCCAATATCCTTCGTTTGCGCAATGGACTGCGCTGGGATGTTGGCGTGCATTATACCCATTATAAAAACGTAGCCGTGGACCTCGGCCCGACGAATTCGCTGTATATCCCGAGCAACGGGCAAAGCAACGCGTATGCCGTCAAGGGAAACCCTTATCCCGTCTTGCAGGTGCCGGACTGGAACAAGGACAGCCTGGGGCGGGTTATCGTGGGGGCCAATAACGGGTTGCCCTCGGTCAATCCCACGCTGGTGAATTTCGGCGCCACCAATCCGGCACACACGCTGGGCATTACCACGTCCCTTGCCTTTATGGGTTTTACGCTGACGGCCGTGGCGGAATACCGGGGCGGGAATGTGATGTATAACGGCACCGGCACTTTCCTGGACGTGGATGGGCTTTCCGCCCGGTCGGCGATGTTCCAACACAGCCGCTTCGTGTATCCCAACTCGGTGATCCAGGTGGGGCCGGACAAATATGTCCCGAATACGAACATCACGGTGAACGACGGCGGCGTGGGCTTCTGGGGAAACTTCGGGTATTTCCCGCCGTCGATGTTTATCACCAGCGGCGCCTTTTGGTCCCTGCGCAACGTGAGCCTGACGTATGACCTGCCCAAGGGTGTGTTGCACCACCTGAAAGTGGTGCAGGCGATTTCGGTGGGCGTGGTGGGGTCAAACCTATTGCTTTTCCTCCCCAAGCTAAACACCTGGCAGGACCCGGAATTCAGCGAAGACAAGGGGAACGCCACGGGCACCAACAGCATCAACGAAGCGCCGCCGACCCGGACGTATGGGGCGAATCTCAACATCACGTTCTAA